DNA from Felis catus isolate Fca126 chromosome B3, F.catus_Fca126_mat1.0, whole genome shotgun sequence:
ATACTACGCAGATTCCGTAAAGGGTTGATTCACCATCTCCAGAGACAAcgccaagaacacactgtatctGCAGATTAACCTAAGGGCCGAAGACACGGCCACATATTACTGTGCAAGAGACAGGGTGAGGGGACCTGGCTGGGAGTCCACATGCAAACCTCCCTGCAGGAGGGGATCAGCACCACCACGGGGCACACACTATGCACAATTCTGCTTTGTGTTTCCAGGAGCAGGTGTGGATGGAGGTTACAGGCAGGTTTCCTCTCAGGGTCTGGGGCCTCCTGTCCACACAGCAGTTCCCCAGGGAGCCTCTCTGGACACAGGATTCTGTGCTTACCTATTAACTCTCTGAATTAGATACGTGTTGTCATAGGAAAACTGCACTAACATGCACAAAAGACACAGTTGTTTGCATTGCTTATTCCTGTCCCTCAACATGAGTGAATTACAGATTTTTGAGGCACAACAGCTGAACCATTAGAGGAGTCCCAGATGCACTCCCTGTGCAGCCAGGACCACAGGGTCCCACAGCTCCCCATTAACTTCACCCAGCCCTTGTCCCAATCAAACAACGTGACACTCCCTCCTGGCACTTGCTACTCAGGACGTTAAATGAGCTACAGCTTTATTCAATTTCTCTAAACAAGAGATAAATCATCTCCATGTATTAGTCTGGATTCTCCTGAGGAACAGAACCCAAAGCACATTGGTTTCCATGACTAAAGAGGTTGGGAAGTCCCATGATCTACTGtcacaagctggagacccaggaaaaccagtggTGTAATATGTCTGATTCTGACCTAGGGTCTAGTCTCAGAACGTAGAGATCTGATGTTATAACTCTCATAACAAGGGCCAGAGGGGACCACTGTTCCAGTTCAAACAAGCACATGGGAAGTAAAAATGAGggaattcttcctccctctgcatcAGATTCTATTCAGAACCTTAATGGAATGGGTGATGCCCAGACAGGAACCATGGAAGGAAATGCCAGTCTCTTCTGGACACACATCACAGACATCCACAGAAACAGTGGTGAATCTGGGCACCCATGACTCAGTCAAGATAACCCATAAAGTTAATCATGACAAGTCAACCTCCTGTAAACGTGGAGCTCAAAGACTgaagacttgaatttaaattaaaaataaaacaagaaaattaaatacatacatatatgaactcTTGGGAGTACCTCAAAATAGCACGCTtttgcacagtgagggaaacaatcaacaaaactaaaaggcaacctatggaatggaagaagatatttgtaaatgacatatcctcAGGGTTACTATTCAAACTATGCaaatgtttttcaattattttcacaTTATCAGTACAGAGTGTGTCCATGCCGTTCAGCATACTGTCATGTGAGAAGCAAAATTTGTGTCTTCCCCTTTTTTTTGTGTCAGGATCTCACTGAATATGAGACCAACACTCTTCACAAAACTTGAAccatacagtacagtactgttaAATACAGGGGTAATGTTGTGGAGACCCCTCTAGAACTTAATCACCTTGCATAACAGAAAATCATAGCCCTTGAGATCTACTCCTCATTGCCCCACCCTGCCAGCCCCTGACAACTGCCATTCCACTCTCCATTGTATTGTTATCAAATCCCAAATTCAGCTGAGTATTTCTGGAAAGGTCAATGTTCAAAGTTTTAGTTTTGGTGGGAAAAGAAGTTGAGCTTTATTTAGGAGGCCAGCCACCCAGAGAAAAGGCAGACTCTTCTCCAAAAGCCAACTCTGAGGGCTTCTGCACAACCCAGGGGATTTTAAAGGACTAGATGGTACGTAAACAAGGGGGTTCCATGGTGGATACCATTTTCGATCATGTGCAGCCTCCATGGTGCAAGCTGCCAAAGTAACCTCAACTCCCCTGCATCTATCTCCACCTGAGGAGAGAAACTCACAGGCATGGGAGAAGACTGCCAGACGCCAGGAAAGAACCACAATAAGGGATTAGAGGGGAAATCCCCTGGGGCTCACACATGTTCAGCAGTACTTTCTGTTCTCACCAGATGGcataagaaaaaactaaaatacaaccttgtaCTTCACCAATCATGACACAGAATACTGGGAAATGTTTCCTCAGTAAACTCAGAGGAAGCTTCAAAGCAACAACCAAAAGGATCAAATGGCTTGCAAACTAATAGCCAACCAGAAGAAGACATGTAAAATTACAAAGCGATGTTTTTCAATACGTACAAAGGTAAAATTGACAGTCTACCTCCATATCCCATGGAAGTAGGAAGCATTGGTCTCCATAATGAGGAAAAGCAGTCATCCAGAGAAAGTGACCCAGCAGTACCACAGGACGTGGAATTGGTAGAGAAGTTCAGTGTGTTATAATTGCATATCCCGTATCCAAGTagaaggagaaaagatggaatGTGTTGAATAGAGCCGTGTTTCTTGGTCCAATTCCCTACCCATGTCCATGTGAGCACTGTTGACCATAGCCCACCTGACTCTCCACATCCACCCCAGGTGAACTGATGAGCAGGGTCACCCAATGCCACACCCTGTGACTGTTACCTAACCCCACAGGTGGCCCCGAGGTGTAGGGCGCTGGCCACCCGGTCCAGCCCTCTGTTCTGTCTGATGGTCTAGACCTGGATTTGCTGAGGatcctccatttatccattctcacTGGCAGATGTCCCTGAGCAGGGCCATGAGGCTGGCAGAGGACCAGGTCACCCTGAGGGCGCCCCTCTTGCTGTTTGCGCTCTGGGCATTGCTGGCTCCTGTCCAAGGTTCTCAAGGTCGTCCCTCATGGCGCTACATCTCTTCTGAGGTGGTAATTCCCAAGAAGGAGTTGCACCATGGAAAGGGCGTTCAGATGCCTGGATGGCTGTCCTATAGCCTGCATTTTGGGGGCAAGAGCCATGTTATCCACATGAGGCACAAGAAACTCTTTTGGTCCAGACATTTGCTGATGATGACTCAGGATGATCAGGGAGCCTTGCAGATGGACTACCCCTTCATCCCTCCAGACTGTTACTACCTCGGCTACCTGGAGGAGATTCCTTTTTCCATGGTCACAATTGACACAGGCTATGGCAGCCTTGAAGATATCATGAAGTTGGATGACCTTGCCTATGAAAACAGACCCCTCAGCGATTCCCAACGGTTTGAACACGTTGTTTCTCAGATAGTGGCACACACCAATGCAACGGGACCTACTTATAACCTGGGATATAAGGGGGATAGGGACCCCCTGTTCTCTCAAGCAAATATCAGTGCAGCCCCCAGGATCTCTAGTAAGTTGTATTCATCCCATCATGGAATTTTGAAAGGACTTGTTCTCGGTTCCAAAACAATGTATAGTGTGTTCAACAACGTGTCAAAATGTGCCCGATTCCTCATGAGGCTTGTTAGTTTGACTGACTCAATGCTTCAAGGTATTGATGTAAGGCACTATATTTCCTCCATGGTCATTTATAATCTGGAAGATCCAGTTGTCTTGAACAATTTTCAGGTGCCAGGGAGTCCGATTCATATCTACTTTCAAAGACACTTGTTTGTTGCTTTTAAACCACATACAGCTTTACTTATGAACAAAGATGCACCACATGAACTTCAGTTTCAGCCAGCCACATATGCGGTATGCGGATCAAAATCCATCATCTCGCTTGCTTCTCTAGGcagacattttttattgttgtctgTGTTAGTAGCCCAAAAAATTGCAAAATCTATTGGTATTTTTTATGACAATCAGTTTTGTGCATGCCAGAGGAGGTCTACCTGCATTATGAATCAATACCCTATTATGACAGATTCTTTCAGTAACCATTCATATGCAGCATgtagtggtgaataatttttgtgAGTGCATATTTGACTCAGGACTTTCCTATTTCAATAAAAGCCTGACTCACGATCGTTGTGGAAACTATGTAGTGGAGCCAGGTGAGCAGTGTACTGTGGCTCCTTCAAGCCGTCCTACAACAATCCCTGTTGTACGAGTGATTGTATTCTAACCCCTGGCAGCAAATGAAATACGGGCAGATGCTGTACAAACTGCACCTATTCCGACGCTGGGACACTCTGCAGGCCAATCCAAAATATATGTGATCTTCCAGAATACTGCCGTGGGGTGTCCGTGGAGTGCCCTGATGACTTCTATATGCAAGATGGAACCCCGTGCACTGAAGAGGGCTACTGCTATCATGGAAACTGCACTGACCGCACTATGCACTGCCAAGAAATCTTTGGCAGAAATGCTGTGAAGGGTGAAAATGTCTGCTATACCATAAATCAAAAAGGCAGCCGATATGGACACTGCAGAAGAGACCCAGGGGTATTCAAATCTAAACCCTGTTCCCCCACAGACATGCAGTGTGGAAGGCTGCAGTGTAGTAACGTCACCATCTCCCTCAGCTGCAAGAGCATGTTGGATTTCATCAGTCTGAGATCTCAGGGTTCTGGTGTTTTGGGCTGGATTCGCATCATAGCACAGGAACAACCGATATTGGTCATGTGAGAACCGGTACCCACTGTGCTCCTGGAAAGTTCTGTCAGGATACCTACTGCAATGGCAGTGTGGCTCAGCTGAACTATGACTGTATCCCGGAGAAATGCAGTCACAGAGGGATATGCAACAATAACAGGAACTGCCATTGCCACGTAGGCTGGGATCCTCCACGGTGCACTGAACGAGGCACTGGTGGGAGCACAGACAGTGGACCCCCTCCAAGAAGAATGCGGTCAGTCAGGCAAAGTCGTGAATACGTGGTATATCTCAGAGTGATCTTTGCTAGAATCTATGCCTTAATTGCTGCATTCCTCTTTGGTGTTGCCGGAAATGTCAGAACTATCAACAGACAGAAAGTTACGGAAGAGACTGTGGATCAAGACAATGCATAATTCAGCCTCCAGACCCCTAAACAACTATAGACAATCCACGTGGCTCATCTGTGAAAATACAGTAATGAGGCGGCACAGCTAACATCCACGCTTCCAGGGGTCTGCGGGAGACACAGGGGTCCACAGGCACATCATGGACCTGACACCAGGTCTCTGATGCGTCACTGAGCAGAActctgaaataaaacttgaaaactgcATGCTTGTGGCCTCTATGTATTTGTGTAAGCCTGTAAGAGCCCAAACGGTGCCTAAGACTCTGTGCAGAAAACCTGAGTCAGCAGCTGTGTCTTGGGCTGAGGTTTCTGGTTCCAGAAATAAGAGAAGTTGCCACAAGCTCCTTTAGGGACAAATTCATGAATTTTCTCCAAAACTGTGCTCTTGCACACTGAGCTTTGTCTCATTCTTCAGGTGACCTCTCATTTCCTGGTCCCAATATGGGTTCAGGGTGATGGACGGCTACCACCCACCCATACTGCCTGTCCCACACTGGGGTGTCTGTGGGCTGTCAGGGAAAGGGACATGGATTCGATCCCAGCCAGTGCAAGCTGTTCCTCCCTGGAGAGCTAATTCCCGAATGTGGGAGACTGAGACTATGAGGCTGAAAGTAGCCCCCAGTGAAATCAATCAGAAAGGTAGGCACAAGTGCCTATGGATGTCTCTGGCATTCCGATGGAGCCCATTGAATATGaaccccttttctccttcttttctctatttttcagtgAGTTCATCCTTAGATGAGGGTCTGCCTAGGATTTCCACTTTGGTTCTCCCAAGAACCTTCTAGAAATCCTGCAGAGTTGAGCCTGTGGAAAGTTAGGGAccctttttctaaatattttttactatttttacagttgtctagaatatattttaaatcataatagTGATattaaagtctgtttattttcttctgaatttaaaatatacaactttTTAATAGTAATTGATTAGGAAATTTTCAGAACTAAATAGTAACTGTTTCAGAAATTACTTTGGAATAAGAATTTATCCCATAATTCACCAATAGATGTAAAACACATGAAGCACATAACAGGATTTTCACTTCAGTTCATACCTAGAATCCTTTTGTTGGTGCAGATAGTCTTGTAAGTTGTACCAATGTGTCCCCATGCATGCACTTTGTCTCAAAGACACATGGTTACACAAAGTATTAGACTGCCATGTGTACACATATTCTCCACGTTCCAGGGCAAACAGGTAATCATACTTTCCCAGCACCTCCTGAAATTCCCGTGCAGCCACACTGCATGTTCCCAGCAAGAATGCGTCCAGGAATGTTTGGGAAGGAGGGCCAAACAGGTGCCCCGGCCACCTGCTCAGTAAACTACAGAAGGATGCTAAGTGAACTGTGGAGTAACATCAGCCCTTCTGTCTGTTTGGACACACGTGTTACAGATGCAGACCTATTCAGTTAACACCATACATGTGCTGGAAACGTGAGTTTACCTTCAGGATGAAGTAAGAATGGGTCCTGTGGAGGATCTAGCACCCACAGGCCACACCCACTAATTGATGGGAGTCTACACACCAGCACACAGCGATGTGGGCTTCAAGTAGAGTGCTGGGTCTGAGCTGACAAGCAGAATGTGGCTGAACCTAGAGCCTAGAAAagtgaaggggaggaagaaattcTCCACCAAATGTTCTTGTGGACCAAGAACTAAGTTCACATGACCTGGATGAACAGGGGAAAGAAACCAAAGTTCATTGTGTGTGCACAGAGGTCCCCCTAGATACACATTAACTAGATCAGAGAAGTGAGGGCCCCCTAAACTGACATTAATGAGCTAAGCAAAGTGAGTGCCCCCTAGAGTAATATTAACTAGATAAGTGAACTGTAGTGTGCCCCCTAGATTTACTAACTAGATAAAGTGAGTGCCCCCTCAGATATACACAAATCAGATAAGCTAAGCAGGTGCCCATTAGATTTATATTGACTAAATAAGTAAAGTGTAGCGTGCCCCCTAGATTTACATTAACTAGATAAGCTAAGTGAGTGCCCCCTAAATTTACATTAACTGGATAAGCA
Protein-coding regions in this window:
- the LOC123386227 gene encoding LOW QUALITY PROTEIN: disintegrin and metalloproteinase domain-containing protein 21-like (The sequence of the model RefSeq protein was modified relative to this genomic sequence to represent the inferred CDS: inserted 4 bases in 3 codons; substituted 1 base at 1 genomic stop codon) gives rise to the protein MRLAEDQVTLRAPLLLFALWALLAPVQGSQGRPSWRYISSEVVIPKKELHHGKGVQMPGWLSYSLHFGGKSHVIHMRHKKLFWSRHLLMMTQDDQGALQMDYPFIPPDCYYLGYLEEIPFSMVTIDTGYGSLEDIMKLDDLAYENRPLSDSQRFEHVVSQIVAHTNATGPTYNLGYKGDRDPLFSQANISAAPRISSKLYSSHHGILKGLVLGSKTMYSVFNNVSKCARFLMRLVSLTDSMLQGIDVRHYISSMVIYNLEDPVVLNNFQVPGSPIHIYFQRHLFVAFKPHTALLMNKDAPHELQFQPATYAVCGSKSIISLASLGRHFLLLSVLVAQKIAKSIGIFYDNQFCACQRRSTCIMNQYPIMTDSFSNXIHMQHVVVNNFCECIFDSGLSYFNKSLTHDRCGNYVVEPGEQCXCGSFKPSYNNPCCTSDCILTPGSKXNTGRCCTNCTYSDAGTLCRPIQNICDLPEYCRGVSVECPDDFYMQDGTPCTEEGYCYHGNCTDRTMHCQEIFGRNAVKGENVCYTINQKGSRYGHCRRDPGVFKSKPCSPTDMQCGRLQCSNVTXLPQLQEHVGFHQSEISGFWCFGLDSHHSTGTTDIGHVRTGTHCAPGKFCQDTYCNGSVAQLNYDCIPEKCSHRGICNNNRNCHCHVGWDPPRCTERGTGGSTDSGPPPRRMRSVRQSREYVVYLRVIFARIYALIAAFLFGVAGNVRTINRQKVTEETVDQDNA